The Chryseolinea soli genome contains a region encoding:
- a CDS encoding VOC family protein — protein MKISLGRMVILVEDYDEALLFYKNVLNARVLHDDITPHGQRYLHIGFDEADTSGIWFLKAENPREQSRVGKQTDGQPAFVLYTESLDVVYKRLLEHAVQIVKEPVVMADYQFLHFRDLYGNEIIVVQMKS, from the coding sequence ATGAAAATTTCTCTCGGCCGCATGGTCATCCTCGTGGAAGACTATGATGAAGCCCTCCTGTTCTACAAAAATGTGCTGAATGCCCGCGTCCTTCACGACGACATCACACCCCATGGCCAACGCTATCTGCACATCGGCTTCGACGAGGCCGACACCAGCGGCATCTGGTTCCTGAAGGCCGAAAATCCCCGCGAGCAATCGCGCGTGGGAAAGCAAACCGATGGTCAGCCCGCCTTTGTACTCTACACCGAGTCGCTTGACGTCGTTTACAAACGCCTTCTTGAACACGCTGTGCAGATCGTTAAGGAGCCCGTCGTGATGGCCGACTACCAATTCCTTCACTTCCGCGACCTCTACGGAAACGAGATCATCGTGGTGCAGATGAAATCCTGA
- a CDS encoding amidohydrolase family protein yields MKRKIQYILALVVLIGTTAQAQQPKGKYATFALTHATIQTVTKGVIQDGTVILSQGKITAVGTNVSIPSGAEVVDCKGKWIYPGLIDSGTTLGLVEVGSDARTQDFNEVGDVIPQMKALTAVNPNSALIPVTRISGVTTVIAAPEGDLVPGTAALINLYGYTPDQMYGGFEGVVLNFPNTGRKGFFDRRTDEDIKKAAEKAMTRINSVWEMAVQYHKLDSATKSKGVGYYPEMEALLPVVRGERALMIEANASKDIEAALKWVKDHKVKKVILTGVAEGWRVADEIAKANIPVVAGPVQELPTRDYDRYDKPYANPGLLKKAGVKVALRTAQASNVRNLPYHAAFAAAYGLGKEQALRAVTIVPAEIFGVSDKLGSIEVGKNATLLVSDGDPFETKTTILQVYIDGWQVPMVSRQTLLYDEFLHRDPGVTKN; encoded by the coding sequence ATGAAACGAAAAATTCAATATATACTCGCACTGGTCGTGCTCATCGGCACGACCGCGCAGGCCCAACAGCCAAAAGGAAAATACGCAACTTTTGCGTTGACGCATGCCACCATTCAAACGGTGACCAAGGGGGTTATCCAGGATGGCACGGTCATCCTCAGCCAGGGCAAGATCACCGCCGTAGGAACCAATGTGTCTATCCCCTCCGGCGCGGAAGTGGTGGACTGCAAAGGCAAATGGATCTATCCCGGCCTGATCGATAGCGGCACCACGCTGGGTTTGGTTGAAGTGGGCTCCGATGCCCGCACACAAGATTTCAATGAAGTGGGCGATGTCATTCCTCAAATGAAAGCGCTCACGGCCGTCAATCCTAACTCGGCGTTGATCCCGGTAACCCGAATCAGCGGCGTGACCACGGTGATTGCAGCGCCCGAAGGCGATCTCGTGCCCGGAACGGCGGCACTCATAAATCTGTATGGCTATACGCCTGATCAAATGTATGGCGGATTTGAAGGCGTTGTGTTGAATTTCCCGAACACCGGTCGCAAGGGATTCTTCGATCGTCGCACGGATGAAGACATCAAGAAGGCAGCCGAAAAGGCGATGACGCGGATCAACTCTGTTTGGGAGATGGCGGTGCAATATCACAAGCTCGATTCAGCTACGAAATCAAAAGGGGTAGGCTATTATCCTGAAATGGAGGCGTTGCTCCCGGTGGTGAGAGGCGAACGGGCCTTGATGATCGAAGCCAATGCATCCAAGGACATAGAAGCTGCTTTGAAATGGGTGAAGGATCATAAAGTGAAAAAAGTGATCCTGACCGGCGTGGCCGAAGGATGGCGTGTTGCCGATGAAATTGCCAAGGCCAACATTCCCGTGGTGGCCGGCCCCGTGCAAGAGCTTCCCACGCGCGACTACGATCGTTATGACAAACCGTATGCAAATCCCGGGCTGTTGAAAAAGGCTGGGGTGAAAGTAGCCCTGCGCACAGCACAAGCTTCCAACGTACGCAACCTTCCTTATCATGCGGCCTTTGCGGCTGCATACGGACTGGGTAAAGAACAGGCTTTGCGTGCTGTCACGATCGTGCCGGCAGAGATCTTTGGGGTGTCCGATAAACTGGGCTCGATCGAAGTGGGCAAGAACGCCACTTTGTTGGTGAGCGATGGAGATCCCTTTGAGACGAAGACCACGATATTGCAGGTGTACATCGATGGTTGGCAAGTGCCGATGGTGAGCCGCCAGACCTTATTGTATGATGAGTTCTTGCATCGCGACCCGGGCGTGACGAAGAACTAA
- a CDS encoding LytR/AlgR family response regulator transcription factor — protein sequence MKVIIIEDELLAQAKLETMLTALHDGIEVVAKIASVKEALQWLPTHPSPDLAFVDIQLSDDHSFEIFKKHPVAFPVIFTTAYDKYLLESFAFNAIDYLLKPVTEETLKRSLEKVKTLERHFLQGNVLRFLQQQQAPTKNRIVARKGTEFIALELDEVAYFYTEHKIVFARDFSGRQLIVDKNLGELEELVDRNKFFRLNRKFLAHLKSIERFKPDNGKVRIFIKPEMQEEIFVSKETAPEFRVWMGS from the coding sequence ATGAAAGTCATTATCATTGAAGACGAGTTGCTTGCCCAGGCCAAACTGGAAACGATGCTGACGGCCCTGCACGACGGCATCGAGGTCGTGGCCAAGATCGCCAGCGTGAAGGAAGCGTTGCAATGGTTGCCCACGCATCCATCGCCCGACCTCGCCTTCGTGGATATTCAACTCTCCGACGATCATTCATTCGAGATCTTTAAGAAGCATCCCGTAGCCTTCCCGGTGATTTTTACTACGGCCTATGACAAATATTTATTGGAGAGCTTTGCCTTTAACGCGATCGACTATCTTTTAAAACCCGTCACAGAAGAAACGTTAAAACGATCGCTTGAAAAAGTCAAAACACTGGAGCGTCATTTCCTTCAGGGCAACGTATTGAGGTTCTTACAACAACAGCAGGCACCGACAAAAAACAGGATCGTAGCGCGGAAGGGCACGGAGTTCATTGCGCTGGAATTGGATGAGGTCGCCTACTTTTATACAGAACACAAGATCGTGTTCGCGCGCGACTTTTCGGGACGACAACTGATTGTTGATAAAAATCTGGGTGAACTGGAAGAGTTGGTGGACCGGAATAAGTTCTTTCGCTTGAACCGGAAGTTTTTAGCGCACTTGAAGTCCATTGAGCGTTTTAAACCGGACAATGGGAAGGTCAGGATTTTTATAAAGCCGGAGATGCAGGAGGAGATCTTCGTGAGTAAGGAGACGGCGCCGGAGTTCAGGGTTTGGATGGGGAGCTGA
- a CDS encoding sensor histidine kinase, with protein MPQPENALPEPQIELNDKTIRLIGIPFFGIAIPNLIGIFGSLGVRDGAYWLGYVYFITLAALIWHGNRYLLFRTRQRFTWFDRPIEKLILLFMNNIFYTSPLTIAWLCVWYVWVGFDVKWNTILIVTLVNVICVLFVTHVYETVFMVKEQQGEQVRNAQLSKAKAEAELEALKNQIDPHFMFNSLNSLSYLISTHPPTAKLFTENLADVYRYILSQKDRSLVVLEDEFAFMEKYAELLRLRFGKALDLQKHFNGSTEKEFLIPPISAFVALENAVKHNEISERIPLRIDFRMDHDTLRIENHLQPKRSIQHSSHIGLKNLDERFRIITGKGIESGKSANIFYVLLPLIRI; from the coding sequence GTGCCTCAACCGGAAAACGCCTTGCCCGAACCCCAGATCGAGCTGAATGACAAAACCATCCGGCTCATCGGCATTCCCTTTTTTGGCATCGCCATCCCCAACCTGATCGGTATTTTTGGTTCGCTGGGTGTCCGCGACGGCGCCTATTGGTTGGGTTATGTCTATTTCATCACGCTGGCGGCGCTCATCTGGCACGGCAACCGCTACCTGCTTTTCCGCACGCGCCAGCGCTTCACGTGGTTCGACCGGCCCATCGAAAAACTGATCCTGCTTTTCATGAACAACATCTTTTATACATCGCCCCTCACCATCGCCTGGCTTTGTGTCTGGTATGTGTGGGTCGGGTTCGATGTGAAATGGAATACGATTCTTATTGTGACGCTGGTGAATGTGATTTGTGTATTGTTTGTGACACATGTTTACGAAACCGTTTTCATGGTGAAGGAGCAACAAGGCGAACAGGTTCGCAATGCGCAACTCTCCAAAGCCAAGGCCGAAGCCGAACTGGAGGCCTTGAAGAACCAGATCGATCCCCATTTTATGTTCAATTCCTTGAACAGCCTCTCCTACCTCATCTCCACCCACCCTCCTACGGCCAAGCTCTTCACCGAAAACCTTGCGGATGTTTACCGCTACATCCTTTCTCAAAAGGATCGAAGCCTGGTGGTACTGGAAGATGAGTTTGCCTTCATGGAAAAATATGCAGAATTGTTGCGGCTAAGGTTCGGAAAGGCACTTGACCTGCAAAAACATTTTAACGGATCCACAGAAAAAGAATTTCTAATCCCTCCCATCTCCGCCTTCGTGGCCCTCGAAAACGCAGTGAAACACAACGAGATCTCAGAGCGCATACCCTTGCGCATCGACTTCCGGATGGATCACGACACCTTAAGGATCGAAAATCATCTTCAACCCAAACGAAGCATACAACATTCGTCTCACATCGGGCTAAAAAATTTAGATGAACGTTTTAGGATCATCACGGGAAAAGGAATTGAATCCGGAAAATCGGCGAATATATTTTATGTATTACTACCGCTGATCCGGATTTAG
- a CDS encoding DUF1761 domain-containing protein, which yields MEAQPNYLAVIVAALSTFLVGGLWYSPALFGKAWMRENGFTEEGMKGRSMAKIFGLAFFLALISAINLAMFLGPENRPAMGALWGFAAGFGWVATFVGTHYLFERKSFALFLINAGYSVVSLTLMGVILAAWK from the coding sequence ATGGAAGCTCAACCCAACTATTTGGCCGTCATCGTCGCGGCCCTGTCCACTTTTCTTGTTGGTGGCCTCTGGTATTCGCCTGCGCTCTTTGGAAAAGCCTGGATGCGCGAGAACGGCTTTACGGAAGAGGGCATGAAAGGACGCAGCATGGCCAAGATCTTCGGTCTTGCATTTTTCCTGGCGCTGATCTCGGCCATCAACCTGGCCATGTTCCTGGGGCCTGAAAATCGCCCGGCCATGGGTGCCTTGTGGGGCTTTGCCGCTGGCTTTGGCTGGGTGGCCACCTTTGTGGGCACGCACTATCTTTTTGAACGCAAGTCGTTCGCGTTGTTTCTCATCAATGCCGGCTACAGCGTGGTGTCGCTCACGCTCATGGGCGTGATCCTGGCCGCGTGGAAATAA
- a CDS encoding neutral zinc metallopeptidase has translation MQWRGRRQSSNVDDQRGRSGGGGMAVKGGLGTVVIVLIISLIMGKNPLELLSQVQGTDGSVVTEQTSPDYQPTAEEQELSEFVKVVLADTEDVWHSIMKDYREPTLVMFTDQVQSACGTASSSTGPFYCSEDERVYIDLSFYQELKDRFEAPGDFAQAYVIAHEVGHHVQHLLGITDKVHSMQGNLSQEEYNKLSVKLELQADFLAGVWANHAQSMSNILDPGDIDEALNAASAIGDDRLQKQAQGYVVPDSFTHGTSEQRMKWFKKGFETGDVNQGDTFNTNNL, from the coding sequence ATGCAATGGCGAGGCAGAAGACAAAGCTCGAACGTAGATGACCAACGCGGCCGCAGCGGCGGTGGCGGCATGGCCGTCAAGGGAGGACTCGGAACGGTGGTGATCGTTTTGATCATCAGTCTCATCATGGGGAAAAACCCCCTCGAGCTATTGTCGCAAGTGCAAGGAACCGATGGTAGCGTTGTCACGGAACAAACTTCCCCCGACTATCAACCTACTGCCGAAGAACAAGAGCTCAGCGAATTTGTGAAAGTGGTACTTGCCGACACCGAAGATGTGTGGCACAGCATTATGAAAGACTATCGCGAGCCCACGCTCGTGATGTTCACCGACCAGGTGCAGTCGGCCTGCGGTACGGCGAGTTCATCCACAGGTCCTTTCTATTGCAGTGAAGACGAACGTGTTTATATCGATCTCAGCTTCTACCAGGAACTGAAGGACCGTTTCGAAGCCCCCGGCGATTTCGCCCAAGCGTATGTCATCGCCCACGAAGTTGGCCATCATGTGCAACATCTTTTGGGCATCACCGACAAAGTTCATTCCATGCAGGGCAACCTGAGCCAGGAAGAATACAACAAGCTCTCCGTAAAACTTGAACTGCAAGCCGACTTCCTCGCCGGCGTCTGGGCGAATCACGCCCAAAGCATGAGCAACATCCTGGACCCCGGCGACATCGATGAGGCCCTGAACGCAGCCAGCGCCATCGGCGATGACCGTCTGCAAAAGCAGGCCCAGGGCTATGTTGTCCCCGATTCGTTCACGCATGGCACTTCTGAG